From the genome of Pseudomonas sp. WJP1:
TCAATGGCTGAAGGCACTGCTCCAGATGTTTCACAGCCAGCACTTTGGCGCGTTGGCCACGCTGATCGAAACCACGCTGTGGGCAGCCATGATTACCGCCATTGGGGTCCTGATCTGGTACTACCGTGAGTGGTTGCAAGCGTTCGTCAGCCGTCGCCCGCGCCCCGCTGAAAAAGCCCCGCACCCGCCTACCCCGCAGGCCTTTGGCCTGGACCTCAGCCCCGAAACTCTGCCCCCCGACATCGCTGCCAGTGCCGAAAGCCTCTGGCAAAGCAACCCGCGTGCAGCGCTTGGCTTGCTCTATCGCGCCCTGCTCAGCCGTCTGTTGCACGACTTCGACATACCGCTCAAAGCCGCCGACACCGAAGGCCAGGTACTGGAACGCATCAAGCAACTGCAGCAACCGGCACTGTTGGCCTTCAGCGAGGACCTGACCGCGCACTGGCAAAACATGGCCTACGGGCACCGCCTGCCGCCCGCACAAGTGCAGCGCGAACTGTGCGAGGCCTGGCGCAGCGTATTTGGCCCGGGAATCGTCCGATGAACCGGCACACCTGGCCGATCGTCAGCGCCGTGGGCGCTGTTCTGCTGGCTGCACTGATGACTTATCTGTACTTGAAGGCAACGCCCTATACGACCGAAATCGATCACGGCCCTTCGCCTGAAGCCCTGGCCAATCCCTACCTGGCCGCCGAGCTTTTTCTGCGCAAGCAGGGCCTGAGTGTCAGCCATGCCAACAGCCTCGACGTCCTGCCAACCCTGGCACCAGACCATCACAGCCTGTTGTTGTTCGGCGACCGCTACAACATGACGCCCAGGCAGATCGATCAGGTGCTGAACTGGACCCGAGCCGGCGGGCGCCTGCTGTTCGTCGCGCAATCGCTGTGGGATGAAAAGACCGGGCAAAGCAATGACCTGTTGCTGGATCGGGTGCAACTGCAGCAATCGCTGAGCAAAGACCTCAAGGACCCGCCGCCCGATCCGCCCGGCGATCCCTACCCGCAACTGACCAAACTCTATCTGGAACATGAAGAAGCACCGGCCTACGCCGGCTTCGATACCGCGTTCCATCTCGAAGACCCGAAAAACCTCGCCCAGACCCGGGCCAACAGTGGCAAAGCCACCCATATGATGAAACTGGACCACGGGCTTGGCTCGATCATCGTGGTGACCGACGCCGACCTGTGGAAAACCCCGGCCATCGATCAATACGACAATGCCTGGCTGCTCTGGTACCTGACCGCCAATACCGATGTGACCCTGCTGTTCAACACCGAGCACGACAGCTTGCTGACACTGCTGCTGCGTTATTTCCCTCAGGCGTTGGTCGCCTTGGTCGCCCTGATCGGCCTGACTTGCTGGCACTTCGGCATGCGCCAAGGCCCACTGCTGGAGCCGCAGGTTAAAGCCCGCCGCCAACTGCAGGAACACCTGCGCGCCAGCGCCGATTTCATGTTGCGGCACAATGGCCAGGACCGCCTGCTGCAGGCCTTGCAGCAAGACATACTGCGCCGCGTGAGACATCGTCATCCTGGCTATGAACAACTCGACGTCGCCGAACAATGGCGGGTACTCGCCCGCCTGAGCGGCCAGCCCGCAGACGCGATCAGCCAAGCCATGGGCCCGCAGGCAAAGCAGCGGCTTTCCAGCGCTGAATTCAGCCGCCAGGTCGCCCGCCTGCAAACCTTGAGGAATGCGTTATGAGTCAACCGATCGAGCCCGACGCAATCGACCATGCCACCCGGCAACGCCAGCGCGCCTGCCAGTTGGCCCAGGCGGTGCGCCAGGAACTGCAAAAAGCCGTGATCGGCCAGGACACGATCATCGACGACGTGCTCACCGCCCTGCTTGCCGGCGGCCATGTATTGCTCGAAGGCGTGCCGGGTCTGGGCAAGACGTTGCTGGTCAGGGCGCTGGCCCGCTGTTTCGGCGGCGAGTTCGCGCGCATCCAGTTCACGCCGGACCTGATGCCCAGCGATGTCACCGGGCATGCGGTGTACGACTTGCAGACCGAGCAATTCAAACTGCGCAAGGGACCGTTGTTCACCAACCTGCTGCTCGCCGACGAGATCAACCGTGCCCCGGCAAAAACCCAGGCCGCGCTGCTCGAAGCCATGCAGGAACGCCAAGTCACCCTAGAAGGCCGCGCCCTGCCCATCGCGCAGCCGTTCATGGTGCTCGCCACGCAAAACCCCATCGAACAGGAAGGCACTTACCCGTTACCCGAAGCCGAACTCGATCGCTTCATGCTCAAGGTGCGCATGGACTACCCCGACGCCGAGCAGGAGTTGGACATGGTGCGCCAGGTCAGCCGCTCGACCCGGGCCGACATGCTCGATGTGCAACCGCTGCGCATGGTGCTACAAGCCAAGGAGGTACTAGTGTTGCAGCGCATCGCCAGTGATTTGCCGCTGGA
Proteins encoded in this window:
- a CDS encoding DUF4350 domain-containing protein, with the translated sequence MNRHTWPIVSAVGAVLLAALMTYLYLKATPYTTEIDHGPSPEALANPYLAAELFLRKQGLSVSHANSLDVLPTLAPDHHSLLLFGDRYNMTPRQIDQVLNWTRAGGRLLFVAQSLWDEKTGQSNDLLLDRVQLQQSLSKDLKDPPPDPPGDPYPQLTKLYLEHEEAPAYAGFDTAFHLEDPKNLAQTRANSGKATHMMKLDHGLGSIIVVTDADLWKTPAIDQYDNAWLLWYLTANTDVTLLFNTEHDSLLTLLLRYFPQALVALVALIGLTCWHFGMRQGPLLEPQVKARRQLQEHLRASADFMLRHNGQDRLLQALQQDILRRVRHRHPGYEQLDVAEQWRVLARLSGQPADAISQAMGPQAKQRLSSAEFSRQVARLQTLRNAL
- a CDS encoding AAA family ATPase, which encodes MSQPIEPDAIDHATRQRQRACQLAQAVRQELQKAVIGQDTIIDDVLTALLAGGHVLLEGVPGLGKTLLVRALARCFGGEFARIQFTPDLMPSDVTGHAVYDLQTEQFKLRKGPLFTNLLLADEINRAPAKTQAALLEAMQERQVTLEGRALPIAQPFMVLATQNPIEQEGTYPLPEAELDRFMLKVRMDYPDAEQELDMVRQVSRSTRADMLDVQPLRMVLQAKEVLVLQRIASDLPLDDQVLDYAVRLARTTRSWPGLTLGAGPRASIALVRCARARALLRGGEFVIPDDIKGCALAVLRHRVRIAPELDIEGLDVDQVLRQLLDQVPAPRL